One Curtobacterium sp. BH-2-1-1 genomic region harbors:
- the rplO gene encoding 50S ribosomal protein L15 — protein sequence MSDEKNERVQVLKLHHLRPAEGAKKARTRVGRGEGSKGKTAGRGTKGQKARYQVKVGFEGGQMPLHMRTPKLRGFKNPFRVEYQVVNLDKIAELYPNGGDVTVADLVAKGAVRKNEKVKVLGQGDISVKLTVSVDKVSASAAEKIAAAGGTVSQ from the coding sequence ATGAGCGACGAGAAGAACGAGCGCGTGCAGGTCCTGAAGCTGCACCACCTCCGTCCGGCAGAGGGCGCCAAGAAGGCTCGCACCCGCGTCGGTCGTGGTGAGGGCTCCAAGGGCAAGACCGCCGGCCGTGGTACCAAGGGCCAGAAGGCTCGTTACCAGGTCAAGGTCGGCTTCGAGGGTGGGCAGATGCCGCTGCACATGCGCACCCCGAAGCTCCGCGGGTTCAAGAACCCGTTCCGCGTCGAGTACCAGGTCGTGAACCTGGACAAGATCGCGGAGCTCTACCCCAACGGTGGCGACGTCACCGTCGCGGACCTGGTCGCCAAGGGCGCCGTCCGCAAGAACGAGAAGGTCAAGGTTCTCGGTCAGGGTGACATCAGCGTGAAGCTCACGGTCTCGGTCGACAAGGTCTCGGCGTCCGCCGCCGAGAAGATCGCGGCTGCTGGCGGCACCGTCTCCCAGTAA
- the secY gene encoding preprotein translocase subunit SecY, producing MFRAVARIMRTPDLRKKIGFTLAIIALFRLGSYIPAPFVDYASVQTCLASASSQQGLYDLINLFSGGALLKLSVFALGIMPYITSSIIVQLLRVVIPHFDALYKEGQSGQAKLTQYTRYLTIALGVLQSTTLITVARSGALFGTNASASCSSIISNDSWYAIMLMVVTLTAGTGLIMWMGELVTERGIGNGMSLLIFTSIAAQFPSALWAIEQSNGFELFLFVILVGLVIMMAVVFVEQSQRRIPVQYAKRMVGRRTYGGNNTYIPIKVNMAGVVPVIFASSLLYLPALVAQFNQPSDGSEAAAWVTWIQNNLTSGDNWFYMVLYFLLIVGFTYFYVAITFNPEEVADNMKKYGGFIPGIRAGRPTAEYLDYVLTRVTLPGSLYLGLIALIPLAALAFFGANQNFPFGGASILIIVGVGLETVKQIDSQLQQRHYEGLLR from the coding sequence GTGTTCAGAGCGGTCGCGCGCATCATGCGCACCCCAGATCTTCGCAAGAAGATCGGCTTCACCCTCGCGATCATCGCGCTGTTCCGCCTGGGGTCGTACATCCCCGCGCCGTTCGTCGACTACGCATCCGTGCAGACCTGTCTCGCCAGCGCATCGTCGCAGCAGGGTCTGTACGACCTGATCAACCTCTTCTCCGGCGGCGCGCTGCTGAAGCTCTCGGTCTTCGCGCTCGGCATCATGCCGTACATCACGTCGTCGATCATCGTGCAGCTGCTCCGCGTGGTCATCCCGCACTTCGACGCCCTCTACAAGGAGGGGCAGTCCGGTCAGGCGAAGCTGACGCAGTACACGCGCTACCTCACCATCGCGCTCGGCGTGCTGCAGTCCACCACGCTGATCACGGTCGCCCGCTCCGGTGCCCTGTTCGGCACCAACGCCTCGGCCTCCTGCTCGTCGATCATCTCGAACGACAGCTGGTACGCGATCATGCTCATGGTCGTCACCCTGACCGCCGGTACCGGCCTCATCATGTGGATGGGCGAGCTCGTCACCGAGCGCGGCATCGGCAACGGCATGTCGCTCCTCATCTTCACGTCCATCGCGGCGCAGTTCCCCTCGGCGCTCTGGGCGATCGAGCAGTCGAACGGCTTCGAGCTGTTCCTGTTCGTCATCCTCGTCGGCCTGGTGATCATGATGGCCGTCGTGTTCGTCGAGCAGTCGCAGCGGCGCATCCCCGTGCAGTACGCCAAGCGCATGGTCGGTCGCCGCACGTACGGCGGCAACAACACGTACATCCCGATCAAGGTGAACATGGCCGGCGTCGTGCCCGTCATCTTCGCCTCGTCGTTGCTGTACCTGCCGGCCCTGGTCGCGCAGTTCAACCAGCCCTCCGACGGCAGCGAGGCGGCGGCGTGGGTGACCTGGATCCAGAACAACCTGACCTCGGGTGACAACTGGTTCTACATGGTCCTGTACTTCCTGCTCATCGTCGGCTTCACGTACTTCTACGTCGCGATCACCTTCAACCCCGAAGAGGTCGCCGACAACATGAAGAAGTACGGCGGCTTCATCCCGGGCATCCGGGCCGGTCGTCCGACGGCCGAGTACCTCGACTACGTTCTCACCCGGGTGACGTTGCCCGGCTCCCTGTACCTCGGTCTCATCGCCCTGATCCCGCTGGCGGCGCTGGCGTTCTTCGGTGCGAACCAGAACTTCCCGTTCGGCGGCGCGAGCATCCTCATCATCGTGGGTGTCGGCCTCGAGACCGTGAAGCAGATCGACTCGCAGCTGCAGCAGCGTCACTACGAAGGGCTTCTCCGTTGA
- a CDS encoding adenylate kinase, whose protein sequence is MSARLIIVGPPGAGKGTQAGRIADAFGIPAVSTGDIFRKNVAEGTPLGVQAKAIMDAGDYVPDSLTNELVKSRLHEADAENGFLLDGYPRTVGQVEYLDALLAEQGTGIDAVVQLVADQDELVGRLLKRAEEQGRSDDNEETIRRRQQVYTEQTAPIVAAYGERGLVVDVDGLGGIDEVGDRIQAALSSRGLTAGV, encoded by the coding sequence TTGAGCGCACGTCTCATCATCGTCGGACCTCCCGGAGCCGGGAAGGGCACCCAGGCCGGTCGCATCGCCGACGCGTTCGGGATCCCCGCCGTCTCGACGGGTGACATCTTCCGCAAGAACGTCGCAGAGGGCACCCCGCTCGGCGTTCAGGCGAAGGCGATCATGGACGCGGGCGACTACGTCCCCGACTCGCTCACGAACGAGCTCGTGAAGTCGCGCCTGCACGAGGCCGACGCCGAGAACGGCTTCCTGCTCGACGGCTACCCCCGCACGGTCGGGCAGGTCGAGTACCTCGACGCGCTCCTCGCCGAGCAGGGCACCGGCATCGACGCGGTCGTGCAGCTCGTCGCCGACCAGGACGAGCTCGTCGGCCGCCTCCTGAAGCGCGCCGAGGAACAGGGCCGCAGCGACGACAACGAGGAGACCATCCGTCGTCGGCAGCAGGTCTACACCGAGCAGACCGCTCCGATCGTGGCGGCGTACGGCGAGCGTGGGCTCGTCGTCGACGTCGACGGCCTCGGCGGCATCGACGAGGTCGGCGACCGGATCCAGGCCGCGCTGTCCTCGCGTGGGCTGACCGCGGGCGTCTGA
- the map gene encoding type I methionyl aminopeptidase — translation MVRPGLLTHDALAAVRDAIRPGITTGELDAIAERVIRDGGGIPNFQLVPGYRHTLCVSVNDEIVHGIPGERVLQPGDVVSVDAGAEVDGWNGDSAFTVVVPGGDAGVSAARQTLSDTTERALWHGIAALAHAKHLHEVGAVIEDAIDETGAWGIVEDYTGHGIGRSMHEDPPVFNYRVRGAGPAVKPGLVVAIEPMVTAGTIDSSTDDDDWTVRTLDGSDAAHWEHSIAVHADGIWVLTAADGGAAGLAPLGVTPVPIP, via the coding sequence ATGGTGCGTCCGGGTCTGCTGACCCACGACGCACTGGCGGCGGTCCGCGACGCGATCCGTCCGGGCATCACCACGGGCGAGCTCGACGCCATCGCCGAGCGGGTCATCCGTGACGGCGGCGGCATCCCGAACTTCCAGCTCGTCCCGGGCTACCGGCACACGCTCTGCGTGTCGGTGAACGACGAGATCGTGCACGGGATCCCGGGGGAGCGTGTGCTCCAGCCCGGTGACGTCGTGTCGGTCGACGCCGGTGCCGAGGTCGACGGCTGGAACGGTGACAGTGCCTTCACGGTCGTCGTCCCGGGTGGTGACGCCGGTGTCAGTGCGGCCCGGCAGACGCTCTCGGACACCACCGAGCGCGCGCTCTGGCACGGCATCGCGGCGCTCGCGCACGCGAAGCACCTGCACGAGGTCGGCGCCGTCATCGAGGACGCCATCGACGAGACCGGCGCGTGGGGCATCGTCGAGGACTACACCGGCCACGGCATCGGCCGCTCGATGCACGAGGACCCGCCCGTCTTCAACTACCGCGTCCGCGGCGCCGGTCCGGCGGTCAAGCCCGGACTCGTGGTCGCGATCGAGCCGATGGTCACGGCCGGCACGATCGACAGCTCGACGGACGACGACGACTGGACCGTCCGCACGCTCGACGGTTCCGACGCGGCGCACTGGGAGCACAGCATCGCGGTGCACGCCGACGGCATCTGGGTGCTGACGGCGGCCGACGGCGGTGCTGCGGGCCTCGCCCCGCTGGGTGTGACGCCGGTCCCGATCCCGTAG
- a CDS encoding LCP family protein, with protein sequence MPDATRRPFARHGRLPRRRGWGTLASIVASTLAVVLVSGTSVAAIAGAQLATAPRTVKLSTDDQSTAQTADITAIKGGANILLIGSDTRIGQFDSDEDVEGARNDVTMLIHISQDHTQLTAVSFPRDLMVPIPACTNPESGTTYPAATSAQFNTALGNGGVSCVVDTVENLTGLSIPYAGLITFDGVIEMSNALGGVDVCVADPINDSYTNLHLTAGSHKLEGTDALAFLRTRHGVGDGSDLARISSQQVFLSALLRKVTSDGTLSNPITLYKLAGAALSNMTLSDGLAQARTLVGLAGALRGMSTANMLFVQYPVADDPEDSARVIVDQDAAHTLNVALQNDQKTSLSDSSTGRASEESSGSSGTATAAPSTGTSTGTSSAGGSSAGTSSGTAAGTGTASGSASGTATSAATGSATPLPSSITGQSASEETCSVGND encoded by the coding sequence GTGCCCGACGCCACCCGACGCCCGTTCGCCCGCCACGGCCGCCTCCCGCGCCGCCGCGGATGGGGCACGCTCGCGTCGATCGTGGCGTCCACCCTCGCCGTCGTCCTCGTGAGCGGGACGAGCGTCGCCGCCATCGCGGGTGCGCAGCTCGCCACGGCGCCGAGGACGGTCAAGCTCAGCACGGACGACCAGAGCACCGCGCAGACGGCCGACATCACGGCCATCAAGGGCGGTGCGAACATCCTGCTCATCGGCAGCGACACCCGCATCGGACAGTTCGACTCGGACGAGGACGTCGAGGGCGCCCGCAACGACGTCACGATGCTCATCCACATCTCGCAGGACCACACCCAACTGACCGCGGTGAGCTTCCCGCGCGACCTCATGGTGCCGATCCCGGCGTGCACGAACCCCGAGAGCGGGACCACGTACCCGGCGGCCACGTCCGCGCAGTTCAACACGGCACTCGGGAACGGCGGGGTCTCGTGCGTCGTCGACACCGTCGAGAACCTCACCGGCCTGAGCATCCCGTACGCCGGGCTCATCACGTTCGACGGCGTCATCGAGATGTCGAACGCCCTCGGCGGCGTGGACGTGTGCGTCGCGGACCCGATCAACGACTCCTACACGAACCTGCACCTGACGGCCGGCTCGCACAAGCTCGAGGGCACGGACGCGCTCGCGTTCCTCCGCACCCGGCACGGCGTCGGCGACGGGAGCGACCTCGCGCGCATCAGCTCGCAGCAGGTGTTCCTGTCGGCCCTGCTGCGCAAGGTCACCTCGGACGGGACGCTCTCGAACCCGATCACCCTCTACAAGCTCGCCGGCGCCGCGCTGTCGAACATGACGCTGTCCGACGGCCTCGCCCAGGCACGCACGCTCGTCGGACTGGCCGGGGCCCTGCGCGGGATGAGCACGGCGAACATGCTCTTCGTGCAGTACCCGGTCGCGGACGACCCCGAGGACAGCGCGCGCGTGATCGTCGACCAGGACGCTGCCCACACCCTCAACGTCGCGCTGCAGAACGACCAGAAGACCTCGCTGAGCGACTCGAGCACGGGGCGCGCGTCGGAGGAGTCCTCCGGGTCGAGCGGGACGGCGACCGCTGCTCCGTCCACGGGGACCTCGACCGGCACCTCGTCGGCCGGTGGGTCCTCGGCCGGGACGTCCTCGGGTACCGCGGCCGGCACCGGCACGGCGTCCGGATCGGCATCCGGCACCGCCACGAGCGCCGCGACCGGTTCGGCGACGCCGCTGCCCTCGTCGATCACCGGACAGAGCGCGTCCGAGGAGACCTGCTCGGTCGGCAACGACTGA